The following proteins are co-located in the Pectinophora gossypiella chromosome 7, ilPecGoss1.1, whole genome shotgun sequence genome:
- the LOC126368259 gene encoding uncharacterized protein LOC126368259, with the protein MEALKNSTTHAGSRETGESSLRPPIVCGGGCDRSVGSDSLRKSPTQRVDFYPAFDATTTGQDSRAPTPSALPEVRVVLERIPTPISKSAPNAEGAAPGPSAQSEQPRSRPYSASSSDEVSSLRTVCSMESVTSLPEGKLWRKRKTASLSDPSSDDGSQVPETARGSPVLRARAKRGRGRPPTTGEYVGLAKAKAEHNRAVREALRLQAEEEVAKAAKRTFYLRRSNPSSETETQLMDSGSEAVSLTAAELHEKAKEAIGIVRNVAVKSGQLKGTFVRALKDAAQLLQESLSALHATSTSDETRKLQEQNARQQAKLDAQQKEIDVLRGEMRQLKASLNPTQRVPSPAPEPLAESPQPESAPRAVRSLPARRANPPPATSSRAVSDKEEGLVAQIISQVGFMIDAKLAGLEDRLLPPKVTRPPLAADRKNALSYAAAAKASAAAAKAPATTVAKKATATAATAASTSRAAPSAALQGPTAAASSSASAPPKKRKTRGGRNRKKKGGTNGQSGACPPPSGPAGAGWTVVGKGRKQKVASAQPLQRPKAPKLRPPRSAAVVVQLQPAAAERGTTYADILREAKSKVDIQSLGITSLRIRKAATGARVLEVAGATSTEKADSLATKLRESMSGDVVKVSRPTKCANMRIVGLDDSVSTQEVVEAVAKAGGCTADTIKAGAIREGAGGMGSILLSCPIAAAKKVADGGRLLVGWTSAQVKVLEPRPMRCYRCFEVGHTHALCDSEVDRSTQCYRCGQTGHQSSECSATPHCTVCEAARRPAEHRLGGSTCTAQSRSRRKNRNGPKVPPRPSPPQAAGRAGEEHMSIN; encoded by the coding sequence ATGGAAGCGCTCAAAAATTCAACTACCCACGCTGGCAGCCGGGAAACCGGTGAATCCAGCTTAAGGCCCCCAATCGTATGTGGGGGGGGCTGCGATCGCTCCGTAGGCTCCGATAGCCTTCGTAAATCCCCGACTCAAAGGGTAGACTTCTACCCGGCGTTCGACGCCACTACTACCGGACAAGACTCGCGCGCGCCAACACCATCCGCACTTCCCGAAGTGCGGGTGGTGCTGGAGCGCATCCCCACACCGATTTCGAAGTCAGCACCTAATGCTGAAGGAGCTGCTCCTGGGCCTAGTGCTCAGTCAGAGCAGCCAAGGTCACGTCCTTACTCCGCTTCGTCCTCGGACGAAGTGAGTAGTCTAAGGACAGTGTGCTCGATGGAGAGTGTGACCTCCCTTCCGGAGGGCAAGCTGTGGCGAAAGCGGAAGACAGCTTCGCTTTCGGACCCGTCCTCTGACGATGGCAGCCAAGTGCCGGAAACAGCACGCGGCTCGCCCGTCCTCAGGGCTCGGGCCAAGAGGGGTAGGGGACGCCCTCCCACTACCGGCGAATACGTCGGCCTTGCGAAAGCCAAGGCCGAACATAACCGTGCCGTGCGCGAAGCGCTCAGGCTGCAAGCCGAGGAAGAAGTGGCCAAAGCGGCCAAGAGGACTTTCTACCTCCGACGGTCCAACCCATCGTCGGAGACGGAAACCCAGCTGATGGACTCAGGCTCAGAAGCCGTCTCGCTTACGGCTGCAGAGCTGCATGAGAAGGCGAAAGAGGCGATTGGCATCGTTCGCAACGTAGCTGTGAAATCGGGACAACTGAAGGGTACGTTCGTACGTGCCCTGAAGGATGCCGCACAGCTACTCCAAGAGTCTCTGTCTGCCCTGCATGCCACGTCTACCAGCGATGAAACGCGCAAGCTGCAGGAACAGAATGCTCGCCAACAGGCGAAACTTGACGCGCAGCAAAAGGAGATAGACGTGCTCCGTGGCGAGATGCGCCAGCTCAAGGCCTCTTTGAATCCAACTCAGAGAGTGCCGTCGCCTGCTCCCGAACCGCTTGCAGAGAGCCCGCAACCGGAGTCGGCGCCGAGAGCTGTGCGCTCCTTACCAGCAAGACGTGCGAATCCGCCGCCAGCCACGAGCAGTAGAGCCGTGTCTGATAAAGAGGAAGGCCTAGTCGCGCAGATCATAAGCCAAGTTGGCTTCATGATCGATGCGAAGCTGGCAGGCCTGGAGGACCGGCTCCTGCCTCCAAAAGTGACGCGTCCACCGCTGGCGGCGGATCGGAAAAACGCGCTCTCATACGCTGCTGCAGCGAAGGCGTCTGCTGCTGCAGCGAAGGCTCCCGCCACAACTGTGGCTAAGAAAGCGACTGCCACAGCGGCCACGGCCGCTAGCACCTCGCGTGCTGCCCCGTCTGCGGCCTTGCAAGGCCCGACTGCGGCGGCCAGTAGTTCGGCCTCTGCGCCTCCGAAAAAGAGGAAGACGCGAGGGGGGAGGAACAGGAAAAAGAAGGGAGGGACCAATGGCCAGAGTGGGGCCTGTCCCCCACCTTCAGGGCCTGCTGGCGCCGGCTGGACTGTTGTCGGCAAAGGTCGTAAGCAGAAGGTGGCCTCAGCCCAACCGCTGCAACGCCCCAAGGCGCCAAAGCTGCGTCCTCCGCGTTCGGCTGCGGTGGTTGTGCAGCTACAGCCAGCGGCAGCGGAGAGAGGAACAACATACGCGGATATCCTGAGAGAAGCCAAATCCAAGGTTGATATACAGAGCCTTGGTATCACGAGCCTCAGGATTCGCAAGGCAGCAACCGGCGCACGTGTGTTGGAAGTTGCGGGTGCTACAAGCACCGAGAAGGCCGACTCCTTAGCCACAAAGTTGAGAGAGTCGATGAGCGGAGACGTTGTAAAAGTCTCCAGACCCACAAAGTGCGCAAACATGCGCATTGTGGGACTGGATGACTCCGTCTCCACTCAGGAGGTGGTGGAGGCAGTTGCCAAAGCCGGAGGATGCACGGCCGACACAATCAAGGCTGGCGCTATCCGCGAGGGTGCAGGCGGAATGGGTTCAATCCTGCTGAGCTGTCCCATAGCAGCCGCCAAAAAGGTGGCTGATGGCGGTCGCCTCTTGGTGGGCTGGACCTCCGCGCAGGTCAAGGTCCTGGAGCCACGTCCTATGCGGTGTTACAGATGCTTCGAGGTCGGTCATACTCATGCCCTGTGTGACTCCGAAGTGGATCGTAGCACTCAATGCTACCGATGTGGCCAAACCGGCCACCAATCTTCGGAGTGTTCTGCCACCCCgcactgcacagtgtgcgaggcggcgCGAAGACCGGCAGAGCACCGATTGGGCGGTTCAACATGTACTGCCCAATCCAGAAGTAGAAGGAAGAACCGCAATGGACCAAAGGTTCCCCCGCGTCCTTCCCCCCCGCAAGCTGCGGGACGAGCCGGTGAAGAGCACATGAGCATCAATTGA